DNA sequence from the Candidatus Dependentiae bacterium genome:
GAACAATACAGAACATAGGAATCTTTTTTATCTAAAATCTTCATTTCATCTTCAATTGCTTCAAAAGGAATATTAATTGATCCCGTTATATGACAATCTTCAAAATTAGACTTATCAAGAACATTGATAACAATTAATTTTGGTTCAGATGTTTTATTTGATGATTTTGAACTCCAACACCCTGAAAAAAAGAAAGAGACAAAAATTGTCAAAGAAAAAAGAATCACTCTTGAATTCTTAATATTTATTATATCACACTTTTTAATATTCATACAACCTCTTAATCGCTACTTTTTAAAATTTAATGAAGAACTTGAAAAAACCTTGACCAACGAACACGTTTCCAGAACTCAACAGGATGTTTGATTAAATCAACTATCCACCAAGATTCATCGCTATCGAGTGACCAAATTCTAAGTAAAATCCTACCATGAAAGATTGCTTTTTTAGTATTCCATGGTCCCCAATCACGCGAATCAGAGCTTCCTTGGCGATTATCGCCCATCATCCAATACTCATTATCACTAAGGTGCACATCATAAATATCTTTCAGCTCATGATTGCCTTTGTGGGCTGGAGTGTCTGGATAAAAAATATTTTCACTTCCATAATATAATTTTGCACGAGCTATTTCTGCGTGGGTCAATTGATAGAATGGCTGATCATTTAAAGATTTAGATGGATCATAACTACGTAAAT
Encoded proteins:
- a CDS encoding rhodanese-like domain-containing protein, which gives rise to MNIKKCDIINIKNSRVILFSLTIFVSFFFSGCWSSKSSNKTSEPKLIVINVLDKSNFEDCHITGSINIPFEAIEDEMKILDKKDSYVLYCSNYACTAAPFAANLMKEAGFEHAAFFPGGIVDWYQKGYPCTGPSKMDYLKEENEPFDEDDHLDTLVVSIEDLKSQMVAAKMI